Proteins co-encoded in one Arthrobacter alpinus genomic window:
- a CDS encoding IclR family transcriptional regulator: MQNNNRIVKRPAHAIDSVENALRLLVLLQERESVRIVDAAKDLGVAPSTAHRLMATLVYRGFARQDDHRRYLAGPNLRLDASQNPTHTLVAAVRQPLQELATATGETANLVELVGRSAEFLYSVEGPQLLRIGDRAGSVLPANISAGGLAALSGLPESSVAELFRGGPTRRGGSGLNAHELPRLFTELSQVRARGYALNLGRTEHELAAVGAPVRLSGQHRALAISLSAPLSRAEELQSPRVVSLLIGACEQIGTALLDTIEAPSRN; encoded by the coding sequence GTGCAGAACAACAATCGGATCGTTAAAAGGCCCGCTCATGCCATCGATTCCGTGGAAAATGCGCTCCGCCTACTGGTACTACTTCAGGAGCGCGAGTCAGTGCGCATCGTTGACGCCGCCAAGGATCTCGGGGTTGCCCCCTCTACGGCCCACCGGCTGATGGCAACTCTTGTCTACCGGGGGTTTGCGCGGCAGGATGACCATCGGAGATACCTGGCAGGGCCCAACTTGCGCTTAGACGCAAGCCAAAATCCGACGCACACTCTGGTTGCAGCGGTCCGCCAGCCCTTGCAGGAGCTCGCCACGGCAACAGGCGAGACGGCGAATCTGGTCGAACTGGTGGGTCGGAGCGCCGAATTCCTTTACAGCGTTGAAGGTCCGCAATTGTTACGGATCGGCGATCGTGCAGGGAGCGTACTGCCGGCAAATATCTCGGCCGGAGGATTGGCTGCGCTGTCTGGTCTCCCGGAATCTAGTGTCGCCGAGTTGTTCCGTGGTGGGCCCACCCGCAGAGGTGGAAGCGGACTGAACGCCCACGAACTACCGCGTCTGTTCACTGAACTCTCTCAGGTCCGGGCCAGAGGGTATGCCCTAAATCTGGGCCGCACAGAGCACGAGTTGGCCGCCGTCGGCGCTCCAGTTAGATTGTCGGGTCAGCACAGAGCATTGGCGATTTCCCTGAGTGCACCGCTATCCCGTGCCGAAGAGTTGCAAAGCCCTCGGGTAGTCTCTTTGCTCATTGGAGCCTGTGAGCAGATCGGTACCGCACTTCTTGACACCATCGAGGCACCGAGTAGAAATTAA